In Treponema primitia ZAS-2, a genomic segment contains:
- a CDS encoding [Fe-Fe] hydrogenase large subunit C-terminal domain-containing protein: MIQYPIYTERSECQDCFKCISRCPVKSIQVKDGHAEIIPKICIYCGNCVISCPARAKRVRNDVDQVKKLISRGVKVYASIAPAYASEFHGLPQAKFIGALKKLGFFGVSETALGADFVSADIAADLEKEPENNQRLFLSSACPSVVMYVKQNAPAFVPYLNDRASPLLSHAVYLRKLYGDKIAVVFIGPCIAKKREADQMREINAALTFDELRNWFAQEGISPEDIEAGEDGFVPCRAAKGVYYPVDGGMTHSLENYKSFSGVSRMSVSGINAIAKLLKNDFSPGDLPAPLFLELLACPGGCVNGPCTTRDTSEIMRRAYLLQYAATAEKQLDDKTLQDGFVPKATLTLIKSPHVEHSVSELRTALRTIGKYGDDDELNCGRCGYDNCRTFAAALLEKRAEKTMCATYMRNMAQRKANALIKASPSGILIVDKDLHILEANRNFAHLMGKEIEELYELVPELIELNLTKIIDFSDYFVDAFSAETASSFDYDIRYDKKVLHLNIYVIEKGEVVAGVIDDITVPQIRRDKTVNKARKIIEKNVQAVQKIAFLLGENAAETEAILNTIIESHSQGETEKRGAKNK, encoded by the coding sequence ATGATTCAATACCCCATTTATACAGAACGATCAGAATGCCAGGATTGCTTCAAGTGCATCAGCCGCTGCCCGGTGAAGTCAATCCAGGTTAAGGACGGACACGCTGAAATAATACCAAAGATCTGCATCTACTGTGGGAATTGCGTTATCAGTTGCCCCGCCAGGGCCAAGCGCGTCCGAAACGATGTGGATCAGGTCAAAAAACTGATAAGCCGGGGGGTCAAGGTCTATGCCTCAATTGCACCCGCCTATGCTTCGGAGTTTCATGGGCTTCCCCAGGCGAAATTTATCGGGGCCCTGAAAAAGCTGGGGTTTTTTGGGGTTTCCGAAACCGCCCTGGGGGCCGACTTTGTCTCTGCGGATATCGCGGCGGATTTGGAAAAGGAGCCTGAAAACAACCAACGGCTTTTTCTGTCCTCTGCCTGCCCCAGCGTTGTTATGTATGTCAAGCAGAATGCCCCGGCCTTTGTTCCCTACCTTAATGACCGGGCATCGCCCCTGCTGTCCCACGCAGTATATCTGCGGAAACTGTATGGCGATAAAATTGCCGTGGTTTTTATTGGCCCCTGTATTGCAAAAAAAAGGGAAGCTGACCAGATGCGGGAGATAAACGCTGCCCTTACCTTTGATGAGCTGAGAAACTGGTTCGCCCAGGAAGGCATTAGCCCTGAGGATATCGAAGCCGGGGAGGACGGCTTTGTACCTTGTAGGGCTGCCAAGGGCGTCTACTATCCCGTTGACGGCGGGATGACCCATTCGCTGGAAAACTACAAGTCTTTTTCCGGGGTGTCAAGGATGTCTGTGTCGGGGATCAATGCAATAGCAAAACTGTTAAAGAACGATTTTTCGCCCGGGGATCTTCCCGCGCCCCTGTTTCTTGAACTGCTGGCCTGCCCCGGGGGCTGTGTTAACGGCCCCTGCACTACACGGGACACATCGGAGATTATGCGCCGGGCATATCTGCTGCAATATGCGGCGACCGCCGAAAAACAGCTTGACGATAAAACCCTGCAGGACGGCTTTGTGCCCAAGGCGACCTTGACCCTTATAAAAAGCCCCCATGTGGAACATTCGGTTTCAGAACTGCGGACCGCCCTCAGAACCATCGGTAAATACGGAGATGATGACGAGCTTAACTGCGGAAGGTGCGGGTATGATAACTGCCGGACCTTTGCTGCGGCCTTGCTGGAAAAGCGGGCGGAAAAAACTATGTGCGCCACCTATATGCGGAACATGGCACAGAGAAAAGCCAATGCCCTGATTAAGGCCAGCCCTAGCGGGATATTGATCGTCGACAAGGACCTTCACATTCTGGAGGCGAACAGAAACTTTGCACACTTAATGGGGAAGGAAATCGAAGAACTCTATGAGCTAGTCCCGGAATTAATCGAACTGAACCTTACCAAAATTATTGATTTTTCAGATTATTTTGTAGATGCCTTTTCTGCGGAAACCGCATCGAGCTTTGATTACGATATTCGGTATGACAAGAAGGTGCTTCATCTGAATATTTATGTGATAGAAAAAGGAGAAGTGGTCGCCGGGGTAATCGATGACATCACGGTCCCGCAAATCAGGCGGGATAAGACAGTGAATAAGGCACGGAAAATTATCGAAAAAAATGTTCAGGCAGTCCAGAAAATAGCGTTTCTGCTCGGGGAAAATGCCGCAGAAACCGAGGCCATATTAAACACAATCATAGAATCCCATAGCCAGGGTGAAACCGAAAAAAGGGGAGCAAAAAATAAATGA
- a CDS encoding ASCH domain-containing protein — protein MKTISIRQPYATLVCKGIKAVENRAWDTKYRGKLLIHASGKPLAWPELKYMPDIFTKYHLKYYGYDPLPKDAPDSFRGYIQFLNEIVKLYGLGEKLTYKMPVDEAKNAAKKYGFIMPSQCIVGEAELVDIIDDSQDEFAEPSCLHWIFDKAVLYEKPIMNVMGKLRLWEYEK, from the coding sequence ATGAAAACTATATCGATACGACAGCCGTATGCTACACTTGTTTGTAAAGGGATAAAAGCTGTTGAAAATAGGGCTTGGGATACTAAATATCGGGGGAAGCTGCTTATTCACGCTTCCGGCAAGCCGCTTGCATGGCCAGAATTAAAATATATGCCGGATATTTTTACTAAATACCATCTTAAATATTATGGGTATGACCCTCTGCCTAAAGATGCCCCGGATTCTTTTAGAGGGTATATTCAATTTTTAAATGAGATAGTTAAGCTGTATGGTTTGGGCGAGAAACTTACTTATAAAATGCCTGTAGACGAAGCAAAAAATGCTGCCAAGAAATATGGGTTTATTATGCCTAGTCAATGTATTGTCGGGGAGGCTGAGCTGGTCGATATTATCGATGATTCGCAAGATGAATTTGCTGAGCCTTCTTGCTTGCACTGGATTTTTGACAAGGCTGTTTTGTATGAAAAACCGATTATGAATGTGATGGGGAAATTGCGGTTATGGGAGTATGAAAAATAG
- a CDS encoding KilA-N domain-containing protein yields the protein MEKITVKNTDVTIIQNNENDYISLTDIARFKSDDPTAVIANWLRNRNTIEYLGI from the coding sequence ATGGAAAAAATCACTGTAAAAAATACCGATGTAACCATCATCCAAAACAATGAAAACGACTATATCTCCTTAACCGATATTGCCAGGTTCAAATCTGATGACCCTACGGCAGTCATAGCCAACTGGCTACGCAACCGGAACACCATAGAGTATCTGGGAATTTAG
- a CDS encoding KilA-N domain-containing protein, which translates to MAKITVQNTEITVMQIADQDYICITDMLKVKDGDFFVTDWLRNRNTLEYIGIWEQIHNPDFNYGEFAIIKGKSGLNSFKVSFKELVELTTVISLQPKTGRYGGTKNLGSDRVIGK; encoded by the coding sequence ATGGCTAAAATCACAGTACAGAACACAGAAATTACCGTAATGCAGATTGCCGATCAAGACTATATCTGTATCACTGATATGTTAAAAGTCAAAGACGGCGACTTTTTTGTTACCGATTGGCTTCGAAATCGTAATACCCTGGAATATATAGGGATATGGGAACAGATACATAACCCCGATTTTAATTATGGCGAATTCGCCATAATTAAAGGGAAGTCCGGTTTGAACAGTTTCAAAGTCAGCTTCAAAGAGCTGGTAGAGCTAACCACCGTCATAAGCCTACAGCCAAAGACGGGCAGATATGGTGGCACCAAGAACCTAGGTTCCGATAGGGTTATTGGCAAATGA
- a CDS encoding PDDEXK nuclease domain-containing protein yields MPNELTAHFTEIVSIIEKAKAKIYKSVNKAFIDMYWDVGEYISQKVLENGWGKGTIREFSQFVQSKYPDINGFSPQNVWRMKQFYEIYKDKSKLSPLVREITWSNNLLIMAGAKSDESMEFYIRLCIKHNYSKRELERQIDSMLFERTMISNKKNKSLIEKSNGLAVLRDNYTLEFINLPEKHHEKDLQHSILANLKKFILEFGKDFSLIGEEYRVQVGNQDFYIDLLFYNRELTCLVAIELKVGKFSPEHLGQLNFYLEALDRDIKKPHENPSVGLILCASKDDTVVEYALSRSLTPALIAEYTLKLPDKKILRKKLAELTEISESEGTNT; encoded by the coding sequence ATGCCAAATGAATTAACCGCTCATTTTACCGAAATAGTCTCCATTATCGAAAAAGCCAAGGCTAAAATATATAAATCGGTAAACAAAGCTTTTATCGATATGTATTGGGATGTCGGCGAATATATAAGCCAGAAAGTCCTTGAAAACGGTTGGGGAAAAGGCACAATCCGGGAATTTTCACAATTTGTTCAATCCAAATATCCGGACATTAACGGGTTTTCCCCTCAAAACGTCTGGAGAATGAAACAATTTTATGAGATTTATAAAGACAAGTCAAAACTCTCACCACTGGTGAGAGAAATTACCTGGTCTAATAATCTCCTCATAATGGCCGGCGCAAAAAGCGATGAATCAATGGAATTTTATATCAGATTATGCATAAAGCACAACTATTCAAAACGGGAACTTGAACGGCAGATAGACAGTATGTTATTTGAACGGACCATGATCTCAAATAAGAAGAATAAAAGCCTTATAGAGAAAAGTAATGGCCTTGCAGTGCTTCGTGATAATTACACCCTGGAATTTATCAATCTCCCTGAAAAACACCATGAAAAAGATTTGCAACACTCAATCCTTGCCAATCTGAAAAAGTTTATCCTGGAATTCGGTAAGGATTTCTCCCTTATTGGTGAAGAATACCGGGTACAAGTTGGTAATCAGGATTTCTACATCGATTTGCTCTTTTATAACCGTGAATTAACCTGCCTTGTAGCCATCGAATTAAAAGTAGGCAAATTCAGCCCCGAGCATTTAGGGCAGCTCAACTTTTATCTTGAAGCCCTGGACCGGGATATAAAAAAACCCCACGAAAATCCGAGTGTCGGCCTAATCCTTTGTGCCTCCAAAGACGACACCGTCGTAGAATACGCCCTCAGCAGAAGCCTAACCCCGGCTCTTATTGCTGAATACACTCTTAAACTTCCTGACAAAAAAATCCTTAGGAAAAAGCTAGCTGAATTGACGGAAATTTCTGAAAGCGAGGGAACAAATACATAA
- a CDS encoding DNA recombination protein RecF, translating to MNEIAKRELLNWIRLLNIQSLSDMDIKLLNIIISNFDLLSSLGTASGQRAKKISELILKEKDTIPGILSINGEKDAAKIDSCERIYELEIGPFRGFTSQEHFIFDKKYTFLYGPNGSGKSSFCEGLEYALLGEISEAEAKRIPLDFYIQNVGRKISEVPIVYYIDSAGQKKNIIKNQERFRFAFIEKNRIDGFARISANTPNEQKNRIAALFGLDAFSDFVDGFTDNFQYLPTNTPKADLFKIEIEKNESEKQRLVENKKKFEEISTNVNTLIDEVGNKDIKNRDELYIFLNGTNGTGGKIEELQKQKAQQISEDIKTETIDNVSKKTIELHSDTSKLNTDIRCLYELSSDLNYKELYSAIVAIENIADSDKSICPACKTPITQTISNPFINARSEINKLKSLTELQSKIPNVAKSVERQIRELDKNIQEINEYLGVIDYDGFLSKLTEQTFTDIASIFLNLSIISNEITIVENESKKYPEIKSLIQKHNDLLNQKRKEKETSDSEIQKYHIFNNRLSELTANEKLVNDEIDRINLSLENFEKINEPMFKEIENENNQVMEYKKYINAYNNIISQLKKYRNGLPSLFAAGLSEKVRNYYNIINDHDSDFEKLENIILPSGSGEKIMIKFFSSTDSYDALHILSEGHIRVLGLSILLAKVISENIGFIIFDDIVNAIDDDHRSGIAELLMNNSDFKNRELIITCHGEMFIRILENKLGVKRTQKEVTQYYFYPTELNSVRGIKFSIGDSSHYLVQAQKHFEKNELKDVASKCRQAVESIAENLWKKIGKKMKSDLSVSMRSPNSKPDLSSLIDALKEKLKKIDNKSDIYNLFEKLKGQYMWNLLNKGTHEEDDLPEFELTDISNLLDLVKSIETNVISFDITTRIKTG from the coding sequence ATGAATGAAATTGCAAAAAGGGAGTTATTAAATTGGATTAGGCTATTAAATATACAATCATTATCCGATATGGATATAAAACTACTCAATATAATCATTTCTAATTTTGATTTACTTTCCTCTCTTGGTACGGCATCAGGCCAGCGGGCGAAAAAAATTTCGGAATTAATCCTAAAAGAAAAAGATACTATACCCGGAATACTATCAATAAATGGAGAAAAAGATGCTGCTAAAATTGATTCATGTGAAAGAATATATGAATTAGAGATAGGTCCGTTTCGAGGTTTTACCTCACAGGAACATTTCATATTTGACAAAAAATATACATTTCTTTACGGGCCCAATGGTTCTGGTAAATCAAGTTTTTGTGAGGGCCTTGAATACGCCCTTCTTGGCGAAATTTCAGAAGCTGAAGCAAAACGAATACCTCTTGATTTTTATATACAAAATGTTGGCAGGAAAATATCAGAAGTTCCAATTGTCTATTATATTGATTCCGCAGGGCAAAAGAAAAATATAATAAAAAATCAGGAAAGATTTCGTTTTGCATTTATAGAAAAAAATCGTATAGATGGATTTGCTCGTATATCCGCAAATACCCCCAATGAGCAAAAAAATCGTATCGCGGCTTTATTTGGCCTTGATGCCTTTAGCGATTTTGTAGATGGATTTACAGATAATTTTCAATATCTTCCTACAAATACACCTAAAGCAGATTTATTTAAAATTGAAATTGAAAAAAATGAATCGGAGAAACAAAGACTTGTAGAGAATAAGAAAAAATTTGAAGAAATTTCAACTAATGTAAATACACTTATAGATGAAGTCGGAAATAAAGATATTAAAAACAGAGACGAATTATATATATTTTTGAATGGGACTAATGGAACTGGTGGGAAAATTGAAGAATTACAAAAACAGAAAGCACAGCAAATATCGGAAGATATAAAAACGGAAACGATTGATAATGTATCAAAAAAAACAATTGAATTGCATTCCGACACTTCAAAATTAAACACAGATATTAGATGTCTATACGAACTATCTTCTGATTTAAATTATAAGGAACTATATTCAGCCATTGTTGCAATTGAAAATATTGCCGATTCAGACAAATCTATTTGTCCAGCATGCAAAACTCCAATTACACAGACTATTTCCAATCCATTTATAAATGCACGATCAGAGATTAATAAACTAAAAAGCTTAACAGAGCTACAAAGCAAAATTCCTAACGTGGCAAAAAGTGTTGAACGTCAAATACGCGAGCTGGACAAAAACATTCAGGAAATAAATGAATATTTGGGAGTTATAGATTACGATGGATTTTTAAGCAAATTAACCGAGCAGACATTTACAGACATTGCTTCAATTTTTCTTAACCTTTCTATTATTTCAAATGAAATTACTATAGTGGAAAATGAATCTAAAAAATATCCAGAGATTAAATCATTGATACAAAAACATAATGATTTGTTAAATCAGAAACGAAAAGAAAAAGAAACCAGTGATAGTGAAATACAGAAATATCATATATTTAATAATAGGTTATCCGAATTAACTGCAAATGAGAAATTAGTTAATGATGAAATAGATCGTATTAATTTGTCATTGGAAAATTTTGAAAAAATAAATGAACCGATGTTTAAAGAAATCGAAAATGAAAACAATCAAGTTATGGAATATAAAAAATATATAAATGCGTACAATAATATTATATCGCAATTAAAGAAATATCGCAATGGTTTACCATCATTATTTGCTGCTGGGCTTTCCGAAAAAGTAAGAAACTATTACAATATTATAAACGATCATGATTCAGATTTTGAAAAACTTGAAAACATAATACTGCCTTCCGGATCAGGTGAAAAAATCATGATAAAGTTTTTTAGTTCTACCGATAGCTATGACGCTCTGCATATTTTAAGCGAAGGGCATATAAGAGTCTTGGGACTTTCAATATTGTTGGCAAAGGTAATTAGTGAAAATATTGGTTTTATTATTTTTGATGATATTGTTAATGCCATTGACGATGATCATAGAAGTGGAATAGCAGAACTATTAATGAACAACTCTGATTTTAAAAATAGGGAACTGATTATTACATGTCATGGTGAAATGTTTATTAGAATATTGGAAAATAAACTAGGTGTAAAAAGAACGCAAAAAGAAGTAACGCAATATTACTTTTATCCCACTGAATTAAATTCTGTTCGTGGTATCAAATTCTCCATCGGTGATTCATCTCATTATTTAGTGCAGGCCCAAAAGCATTTTGAAAAAAACGAACTAAAAGATGTGGCCTCAAAGTGCCGCCAAGCAGTTGAAAGTATTGCAGAAAATCTTTGGAAAAAAATCGGGAAAAAAATGAAAAGCGATCTCTCTGTATCAATGCGTTCTCCTAACTCTAAACCAGATTTATCTAGTCTTATTGATGCACTTAAAGAAAAATTAAAAAAAATAGATAATAAATCGGATATCTATAATTTGTTTGAAAAGTTGAAAGGACAATATATGTGGAATTTACTTAACAAGGGAACGCATGAGGAAGATGATTTACCAGAATTTGAATTGACAGACATTTCCAATCTTCTTGATCTTGTGAAATCAATTGAAACAAATGTTATTTCATTTGATATTACCACAAGAATAAAGACAGGATAA